In Desulfovibrio sp., the following are encoded in one genomic region:
- a CDS encoding ionic transporter y4hA, translating into MVTLVKTPSLLPAWTIAAPILAWLLFAGMSLGFGGFYLVLLAAGLMGGVLAGVHHAEVVAHKVGEPFGTLVLAIAVTVIEVALIVSLMLAGGPEANALARDTVFAAVMIILNAILGLCLLAGGAKFHEQIFGLHGASAALTTLVAISVLTLILPNYTLSTPGPVYSKSQLIFIAVVSLVLYGTFVLVQAVRHRDYFLPEDGDGDEEKHAPPPSTRIALFSGVLLIVCLGAVVLLAKALAPSIEAGVAAIGAPKSLVGIIIAAVVLLPEGLSAVSAARADRLQTSLNLALGSALASIGLTIPAVAMVALYTGMTLTLGIDMKSTVLFLLSLFVSVLSLATGRTTILQGVVLLMIFAVYLLTSIVP; encoded by the coding sequence ATGGTTACTCTCGTGAAAACTCCCTCCCTGCTCCCAGCATGGACCATTGCCGCGCCCATCCTTGCCTGGCTGCTGTTTGCGGGCATGAGCCTTGGCTTCGGCGGTTTCTACCTCGTTCTGTTGGCGGCGGGGCTTATGGGCGGGGTATTAGCTGGCGTGCACCATGCGGAGGTGGTGGCGCACAAGGTGGGAGAGCCTTTCGGAACTTTGGTCCTGGCTATTGCGGTCACGGTCATTGAAGTGGCGCTCATCGTCTCGCTCATGCTTGCGGGCGGCCCGGAAGCAAACGCCCTTGCCCGGGACACGGTATTCGCCGCGGTGATGATCATCCTCAATGCCATACTTGGTCTTTGCCTGCTCGCTGGCGGCGCCAAGTTTCACGAACAGATCTTTGGCCTGCACGGGGCAAGCGCCGCCCTGACCACGCTGGTGGCCATCTCCGTGCTCACGCTCATTCTTCCCAACTACACGTTGAGTACTCCGGGCCCCGTATACAGCAAGAGCCAGCTCATATTCATAGCCGTGGTTTCCCTGGTTCTCTACGGCACCTTCGTGCTGGTGCAGGCGGTCCGGCACAGGGACTATTTTCTCCCCGAGGATGGCGACGGCGACGAAGAGAAGCACGCCCCACCGCCTTCCACCCGCATCGCTCTTTTCAGCGGCGTATTGCTGATAGTCTGCCTCGGGGCGGTGGTGCTTTTGGCCAAAGCCCTTGCGCCAAGCATCGAGGCGGGCGTGGCGGCCATTGGCGCCCCGAAGTCGCTGGTGGGGATAATCATCGCGGCAGTCGTTCTCTTGCCCGAGGGGCTCTCCGCCGTGAGCGCGGCCAGAGCGGACCGCTTGCAGACAAGCCTCAACCTGGCGCTTGGCTCAGCCCTGGCCAGCATCGGCCTGACCATCCCGGCCGTGGCCATGGTCGCCCTGTACACCGGCATGACGCTGACGCTTGGCATCGACATGAAATCGACCGTGCTCTTTCTCCTTTCGCTTTTCGTCTCCGTGCTTTCGCTGGCCACAGGCCGCACCACCATTCTCCAGGGCGTGGTGCTCCTGATGATCTTCGCGGTGTATCTTCTCACGTCAATCGTTCCGTAA
- a CDS encoding TRAP transporter small permease, with product MTTERVSGIDATNGGLAFRVDRMANRLCKGLEWACGLCIAAMVVIVWLGAFSRYFFDLGFTWTEELSRYVMIWGSLLAVPVAAYHREHIGLDLLFKHFPPPMKRAVRFLLDFIGLAFFLFLTWFGIGMTMKGASQYATIFHMSMAFPFASIPVTSFLTALMIAASMLVGTAGLPEPEQHSPELLND from the coding sequence ATGACCACCGAACGCGTTTCCGGCATCGATGCAACCAACGGCGGTCTGGCCTTTCGTGTCGACCGGATGGCCAACCGGTTGTGCAAGGGGCTCGAATGGGCCTGCGGCCTGTGCATCGCGGCCATGGTCGTCATCGTCTGGCTGGGGGCCTTCTCCCGCTACTTTTTCGACCTGGGCTTCACCTGGACGGAAGAGCTCTCCCGCTACGTGATGATATGGGGCTCGCTCCTGGCCGTTCCCGTGGCCGCCTACCATCGTGAACACATCGGCCTGGACCTTCTCTTCAAGCACTTCCCGCCCCCGATGAAACGCGCGGTGCGCTTCCTGCTGGACTTCATCGGCCTGGCCTTTTTCCTGTTCCTCACCTGGTTCGGCATCGGCATGACCATGAAAGGGGCCAGCCAGTACGCCACCATCTTCCACATGAGCATGGCTTTTCCTTTCGCCTCCATCCCTGTCACGTCGTTTCTCACGGCGCTCATGATCGCGGCCTCCATGCTGGTAGGCACCGCCGGTCTCCCGGAGCCGGAACAGCACTCGCCGGAGCTCCTCAATGATTAG
- a CDS encoding NAD(P)/FAD-dependent oxidoreductase: MKRYLIIGNGVAGATAAESIKRLDPDGRITMLSAEADSFYSRPRLPEFMAGEVPVERITLRSKSWYADHGIELLLGTEAISADHQARTVTATGGLTLPYDELLLATGASSLVPPVQGAQAPGVFSLRTADDARAIGQAASRTKTAVLVGGGLLGLEAGAALARMGLTVRVAEFFDRLLPRQMDVQGAAKLQARLEGMGFSFALGARSKEIVPDDGGFSLILEDGRTLTGGLVLFSAGIRGNVELARQLGLAMDKGVIVDDRMSTSLPSVWAAGDHVEHRGRLYGLWAPSKAQGEVAGVNMAGGQAVYEGTVLSSSLKVAGIDLTSVGDIDADGKLESAVWQDADSYRKIVMENGVIKGFIFFGVTAGIKECRAAMDRKADVGALAPQMREADFDFKLLAG, encoded by the coding sequence ATGAAACGCTATCTCATAATCGGCAACGGCGTGGCCGGGGCCACCGCTGCGGAGAGCATCAAACGCCTCGATCCGGACGGCCGGATCACCATGCTCTCCGCCGAGGCTGATTCGTTCTATTCGCGCCCGCGCCTGCCCGAGTTCATGGCGGGAGAAGTGCCAGTCGAGCGCATCACCCTGCGTTCAAAATCCTGGTATGCGGACCATGGGATTGAACTGCTTCTTGGCACCGAGGCCATTTCAGCCGACCACCAGGCCCGAACGGTCACCGCGACCGGCGGCCTGACCCTGCCCTACGACGAACTGCTCCTGGCCACCGGGGCCAGTTCCCTGGTCCCGCCGGTTCAGGGCGCGCAGGCTCCCGGGGTGTTTTCACTGCGCACTGCGGACGACGCCCGGGCAATCGGGCAGGCGGCGTCCCGAACCAAGACGGCCGTCCTGGTCGGGGGAGGGCTGCTTGGCCTGGAAGCCGGGGCCGCCTTGGCCCGCATGGGGCTCACGGTGCGGGTGGCGGAGTTCTTCGACCGTCTCCTACCGCGGCAGATGGACGTTCAGGGGGCGGCCAAGCTTCAGGCGCGGCTCGAGGGCATGGGGTTCTCGTTCGCCCTGGGAGCGCGCTCAAAGGAGATAGTCCCCGATGACGGCGGCTTTTCGTTGATCCTGGAAGATGGCCGCACGCTCACAGGCGGTCTTGTCCTCTTCTCCGCGGGCATCCGGGGAAATGTGGAGCTGGCCCGGCAGTTGGGCCTTGCCATGGACAAAGGGGTTATTGTGGACGACCGGATGAGCACGAGCCTTCCGAGCGTCTGGGCCGCTGGAGACCATGTGGAGCACAGGGGGCGCCTGTACGGCCTCTGGGCGCCCAGCAAGGCCCAGGGCGAGGTGGCGGGCGTGAACATGGCCGGCGGCCAGGCGGTTTACGAAGGCACGGTGTTGAGCAGCTCGCTCAAGGTGGCGGGAATCGACCTCACATCCGTGGGAGACATCGACGCCGATGGCAAGCTTGAATCCGCCGTGTGGCAGGATGCCGATTCCTACAGGAAGATCGTGATGGAAAACGGAGTCATCAAGGGGTTCATCTTTTTTGGAGTGACCGCCGGGATCAAGGAGTGCCGGGCCGCCATGGACCGGAAGGCCGATGTGGGCGCGTTGGCCCCGCAGATGAGGGAGGCGGATTTCGACTTCAAACTGCTGGCGGGATGA
- a CDS encoding DUF3369 domain-containing protein, with product MPDPDEPLFTDEPGSPAQPSAAAEDAGREPWKVLIVDDEEEVHTVTRFVLGGFRFLGRGLNFISTYNTRDTKTVLAENPDIAVVLLDVVMDEFDSGLALVRYIREELGNAFVRIILRTGQPGYAPEQKVIIEYDINDYREKSELTAQKLLSSMITALRAFRDLHALENSRRGLAKIVAAAGDILALSSLEKFVSGVLDQFVSLLGLRQDAMYCQFSTLAATEEDSGLVVKAACGDYSKYIGKNTADIPDEDLRACIQEAVSGKRPHLCRKRVHSWRFESKTGSQGVFCFEEERPLSDLDRQLLEIFFANVSIGFDNIYLNMQAEQKALIAEKALAVAEKASQETIRQIARRVESLRKISDGVAHNLRNPMTIIAGLARLMRGKPELDAKYHEYLDGIVASAARVEKIVVEVNEYNSLQLGPRTEVFLPDLIERALQMVKAVPAQQEPAVTVEALPASVTLDEKLMLLALTELVRNAWEAMAGRQGEIAIRAKKEEAGLLIEVQDNGPGIPEHELAFALDPFYSSKTIGIGMGLAKVERIAQEHNGTFSLQSQPGLGTTAQIRIPAE from the coding sequence ATGCCTGACCCGGACGAACCGCTCTTCACGGACGAGCCGGGCTCCCCGGCGCAACCCTCCGCTGCGGCCGAGGATGCAGGCAGAGAGCCCTGGAAAGTGCTCATCGTGGACGACGAGGAAGAGGTCCACACCGTGACCAGGTTCGTGCTGGGGGGATTTCGCTTTCTCGGGCGGGGGCTTAACTTCATAAGCACCTACAACACCCGCGACACCAAAACGGTCCTGGCCGAAAATCCCGACATCGCCGTGGTGCTGCTCGACGTGGTCATGGACGAATTCGACAGCGGGCTCGCCCTGGTCCGGTACATCCGGGAGGAACTCGGCAACGCATTCGTGCGCATCATCCTTCGCACCGGCCAGCCGGGCTACGCCCCGGAACAGAAAGTCATCATCGAATACGACATCAATGATTACCGGGAAAAATCGGAACTGACCGCGCAGAAACTCTTGTCCTCGATGATCACCGCGCTCCGGGCGTTCCGCGATCTCCACGCGCTCGAGAACAGCCGCCGGGGTCTGGCCAAGATAGTCGCCGCGGCCGGAGACATCCTGGCGCTGAGCTCGCTGGAAAAATTCGTCTCCGGCGTGCTCGATCAGTTCGTCTCTCTGCTCGGGTTGCGCCAGGACGCCATGTACTGCCAATTCTCCACCCTGGCCGCGACAGAGGAAGACTCCGGGCTCGTGGTCAAGGCGGCCTGCGGCGATTATTCGAAGTACATCGGCAAGAACACGGCCGACATCCCCGACGAAGACCTCAGGGCCTGCATCCAGGAAGCGGTTTCAGGCAAACGCCCGCACCTTTGCCGCAAGCGGGTCCACTCCTGGCGGTTCGAAAGCAAAACCGGTTCGCAAGGGGTGTTCTGCTTCGAAGAGGAACGCCCCTTGAGCGATCTGGACAGACAGCTCCTGGAAATATTCTTCGCCAACGTGTCCATAGGGTTCGACAACATCTACCTGAACATGCAGGCCGAGCAGAAAGCCCTGATCGCCGAGAAAGCCCTGGCCGTAGCCGAGAAAGCCAGCCAGGAGACCATCCGCCAAATCGCCCGCAGGGTGGAAAGCCTACGGAAAATATCCGACGGCGTGGCCCACAACCTTCGAAACCCCATGACCATCATCGCCGGACTGGCCAGGCTCATGCGCGGTAAACCCGAACTCGACGCCAAATACCACGAATACCTCGACGGCATAGTAGCCTCCGCCGCCCGCGTCGAAAAAATCGTGGTGGAGGTCAACGAATACAATTCACTGCAACTTGGCCCAAGGACGGAGGTCTTTTTGCCGGACCTGATCGAACGCGCCCTGCAAATGGTCAAAGCCGTTCCCGCGCAACAGGAACCGGCCGTGACTGTGGAAGCCCTGCCCGCGTCCGTCACGTTGGACGAGAAGCTCATGCTCCTGGCGCTGACGGAGCTTGTGCGAAACGCCTGGGAGGCCATGGCCGGACGCCAGGGCGAGATCGCCATTCGGGCCAAGAAGGAAGAGGCCGGGCTTTTGATAGAAGTCCAGGACAACGGCCCCGGCATCCCGGAACATGAACTGGCCTTCGCCCTGGACCCGTTCTACAGCAGCAAAACCATCGGTATCGGCATGGGTTTGGCAAAAGTGGAACGCATCGCCCAGGAGCACAACGGAACGTTTTCCCTGCAAAGCCAGCCCGGCCTCGGAACCACCGCCCAGATCCGCATTCCCGCCGAGTGA
- a CDS encoding HAMP domain-containing protein, producing MTVSIRTRLLALMLAAALPAMAIMVITGNELEENVVSTAESNALRQVQNMAAHHERIVENARLLLATLAKTSEVRSLDRKACQELLQDIQQRNPVYVSLALADAGGAVLARAPADTSGNLNQNMAQEAFFKQAVSRKEFVTGDYVYLQDVKRVVIDFAQPVLQASGEVQGVLLAAFDLNHFGSLFADAGLPKGAVFTLTDAGGMRLTRFPETDKYTWVPDLPQMIEKMSGPSDEGTFRETGVDGVMRLYGYKRLHFAGAPFPYLMIRLGIPVDEALARARNVVDRNLLMLFVAAVLFMGSAWMLGEVAVVRKLNGLLAAAVRLGTGELGVRSGLAHGRDEIGRLGQAFDSMAQALQQRDRERREAEDEVRTLNLELEERVRLRTSELASANQELTQAMERLTQAQLQLVQSEKMAALGVLVAGVSHEINTPVGISVTAVSFLEEKTRQTQTLYDSGKITRAEFQEFMNTVETSAKIIADNLARASELIRSFKLVAVDQSSEEKRVFRVKEYLDQILLSLRPRLKRTKHTVDVTCDESLEIESYPGVFYQIIVNFVMNSLVHAFPEDFAGRIAISATVENNGLTLVYSDNGLGMDEPTLARIFEPFYTTSRKSGGSGLGLSIVYNLVTRTLGGEIRAASEPGKGTVFTITVPLGRGTGHA from the coding sequence ATGACCGTATCCATCCGTACCCGCTTGCTGGCGCTCATGCTCGCCGCCGCGTTGCCGGCCATGGCGATCATGGTCATTACGGGCAACGAACTCGAAGAGAACGTGGTCAGCACCGCCGAGAGCAACGCCCTGCGCCAGGTCCAGAACATGGCCGCGCACCACGAACGCATCGTCGAGAACGCCCGCCTCCTGCTGGCCACCCTGGCCAAGACGTCCGAAGTACGAAGCCTTGACCGCAAGGCCTGCCAGGAACTGCTGCAGGACATCCAGCAGCGCAATCCGGTCTATGTCTCGCTGGCCCTGGCCGATGCCGGGGGCGCCGTCCTGGCTCGCGCCCCGGCCGACACCTCCGGGAACCTGAACCAAAACATGGCCCAAGAGGCTTTTTTCAAGCAAGCCGTTTCCAGGAAGGAATTCGTCACCGGAGACTATGTCTACCTGCAAGACGTCAAACGGGTGGTCATCGATTTCGCCCAGCCGGTTTTGCAGGCATCGGGCGAGGTCCAAGGGGTTTTGCTGGCCGCCTTCGATCTCAACCATTTCGGAAGCCTTTTTGCCGATGCCGGGCTGCCTAAAGGAGCGGTCTTCACCTTGACTGACGCCGGGGGCATGCGCCTTACCCGCTTCCCGGAAACGGATAAATATACCTGGGTGCCGGACCTGCCCCAGATGATCGAGAAGATGTCCGGCCCGAGCGACGAAGGAACCTTCCGGGAAACCGGGGTGGACGGAGTGATGCGCCTCTACGGCTACAAGCGCCTGCATTTCGCCGGAGCGCCCTTCCCGTACCTGATGATCCGGCTGGGAATACCCGTGGACGAGGCGCTGGCCCGGGCGCGAAACGTGGTGGACCGCAATCTGCTCATGCTGTTCGTGGCGGCAGTATTGTTCATGGGCTCCGCCTGGATGCTCGGCGAGGTGGCCGTGGTCCGCAAGCTGAACGGCCTCCTCGCGGCCGCGGTGCGTTTGGGCACCGGCGAGCTCGGGGTCCGCTCCGGCCTGGCCCATGGCCGCGACGAAATCGGCCGCCTCGGGCAGGCCTTCGATTCCATGGCCCAGGCGCTGCAACAGCGCGACCGGGAGCGCCGGGAGGCCGAGGACGAGGTGCGCACGCTCAACCTGGAACTGGAGGAGCGCGTACGGCTGCGCACCAGCGAACTGGCCTCGGCCAATCAGGAACTGACGCAAGCCATGGAGCGCCTGACCCAGGCGCAACTCCAGCTCGTTCAGTCCGAGAAGATGGCCGCCCTGGGCGTATTGGTGGCCGGGGTGTCGCACGAGATCAACACCCCCGTGGGCATAAGCGTCACGGCGGTCTCCTTCCTGGAAGAAAAAACCCGGCAGACCCAGACGCTCTACGACAGCGGCAAAATCACCCGCGCCGAGTTCCAGGAATTCATGAACACCGTCGAAACCTCGGCCAAGATCATCGCCGACAACCTGGCGCGGGCCTCGGAACTGATCCGCAGTTTCAAACTCGTGGCCGTGGACCAATCCAGCGAGGAAAAACGCGTCTTCAGGGTCAAGGAATACCTGGACCAGATCCTTTTGAGCCTGCGGCCCAGGCTCAAGAGGACCAAGCATACCGTGGATGTCACCTGCGACGAATCCCTTGAGATCGAAAGCTATCCCGGAGTGTTCTACCAGATCATCGTCAACTTCGTCATGAACTCGCTCGTGCACGCCTTTCCCGAAGATTTCGCCGGGCGCATCGCAATATCGGCAACAGTTGAGAACAACGGTTTGACCCTGGTGTATTCCGACAACGGCCTGGGCATGGACGAGCCAACCCTGGCCCGGATATTCGAGCCGTTCTACACCACATCCCGCAAATCCGGCGGCAGCGGGCTCGGGCTTTCCATCGTCTACAACCTGGTCACCCGGACCCTGGGGGGCGAAATCCGCGCCGCCAGCGAACCAGGCAAGGGAACCGTGTTCACCATAACCGTGCCCCTCGGCAGAGGAACCGGCCATGCCTGA
- a CDS encoding TRAP transporter large permease produces the protein MISVAIAFFVLMFIGLPIGYVLGVSGVLGLLQIGGANFMAMAPKRYFEGLDLFTFMAMPFFILAGEIMNKSGITIRLVAFTDALVGWMRGGLAHSNIVASTIFAGMTGAAVSDAAALGNTLVPAMVSQGYTRPFACAVTVAGSIIGPTIPPSNLMVIYGSLMGVSIAGLFAAGILPGLLICVSCMAVIAGAAKRLCLPKSRDGFSLWEILKAFKNSIVPLLMPVIILGGILTGVVTPTEAAAIAVLYAVIVGMFVFKTITIRDIFEMCVRTGRVTGIVFLIIAAASILSWWMTFQQIPQTVAAGFLSLSKDPAMIKLMILVLLLFIGMFLDINAALIILAPVLGTLTASIGMDPVHAGIMIVLALNIGLMTPPVGACLFVLCSITGERLENIAKSLWPFIIVEVIVLFVISYWTDLTMFMPRWLLAP, from the coding sequence ATGATTAGCGTGGCCATCGCCTTTTTCGTGCTCATGTTCATCGGCCTGCCCATCGGCTACGTGCTTGGCGTGTCCGGGGTGCTGGGGCTCCTGCAGATCGGGGGCGCGAATTTCATGGCCATGGCTCCCAAGCGCTACTTCGAGGGCCTGGACCTCTTTACCTTCATGGCCATGCCCTTCTTCATCCTGGCCGGGGAAATCATGAACAAGTCCGGCATCACCATACGCCTCGTGGCTTTCACGGACGCGCTGGTCGGCTGGATGCGCGGCGGGCTGGCCCATTCCAACATAGTGGCCTCCACCATTTTCGCGGGCATGACCGGGGCTGCCGTCTCGGATGCGGCGGCCCTGGGCAACACCCTGGTTCCGGCCATGGTGTCCCAGGGATACACCCGCCCCTTCGCCTGCGCGGTCACCGTGGCCGGGTCCATCATCGGGCCAACCATTCCCCCCTCGAACCTCATGGTCATCTACGGCTCTCTCATGGGGGTGTCCATCGCGGGCCTGTTCGCGGCTGGCATCCTTCCGGGCCTTTTGATCTGCGTTTCCTGCATGGCGGTGATCGCGGGCGCGGCAAAACGCCTCTGCCTGCCCAAAAGCCGGGACGGCTTCAGCCTCTGGGAGATCTTGAAAGCCTTCAAGAACTCCATTGTGCCGCTTCTCATGCCGGTTATCATCCTTGGGGGCATACTGACCGGCGTGGTCACCCCCACCGAAGCTGCGGCCATCGCCGTGCTGTATGCCGTCATCGTCGGCATGTTCGTGTTCAAGACCATCACCATCCGCGACATCTTCGAGATGTGCGTTCGCACCGGCAGGGTCACCGGCATCGTGTTCCTCATCATCGCGGCGGCCTCCATCCTCTCCTGGTGGATGACCTTCCAGCAGATCCCCCAGACCGTGGCCGCAGGATTTCTGTCTTTGTCCAAAGACCCGGCCATGATTAAGCTCATGATCCTCGTCTTGTTGCTGTTCATCGGCATGTTCTTAGACATCAACGCCGCGCTCATCATCCTGGCCCCGGTGCTCGGCACGCTGACCGCCTCCATAGGCATGGACCCGGTGCACGCGGGCATCATGATCGTTCTGGCCCTGAACATCGGGCTCATGACCCCGCCGGTGGGGGCCTGCCTCTTCGTTTTGTGCTCCATAACCGGAGAACGCCTGGAGAACATCGCCAAGTCCCTCTGGCCGTTCATCATAGTCGAAGTCATCGTGCTCTTCGTCATTTCGTACTGGACCGACCTGACCATGTTCATGCCCAGGTGGCTTCTGGCCCCATAA